CATGAAGGTGGGGGCGGTCGACAACTCGATGAAGACGATAGACAGGTACAAGACCATAGCCTCATTCTGCATGGGCACGCGGAAGACGTACGAGTACATACACGACAATCCAGCAATAGAGTTCAAGACAATCGATTACACGAACAACCCCCTCATCATAGCAAAGAACCGGAACATGGTATCGATAAACAGCGCGATGGAGGTCGATCTCACAGGCCAGGCCACCGCTGAATCTCTCGGAACATTCTTCCATAGCGGCATTGGGGGACAGGCGGACTTCATGCGCGGCGCCGTCCTCTCGCCCGGAGGCAAGGCGATTCTCGCGCTGCCATCGACCGCTGAGAACGGGAGGATATCGAGGATAGTTCCCATGCTCAGGGAGGGCGCCGGCGTCACGCTGACTAGAGGGGACCTGCATTATGTCGTCACAGAGTATGGAATCGCTTACCTCCACGGCAAGAACGTCAGGGAGCGCGCGATGGATCTCATAGCCCTGGCGCACCCGAAGTTCCGGTTGTGGCTCCTGGAGGAGGCGAAGCGGCTCTCGCTCATCTATCCAGACCAGCAGTTCATACCCGGCGAGAAGGGCGAGTACCCCGAGCATCTGGAGACCTACAGGACGACGAAGACCGGGATCAACATACTCCTCAGGCCTGTGAGGATAACAGACGAGCCGCTCCTGAAGGATTTCTTCTACTCTCTATCAGATGAGACGATGTATCAGAGGTTCGCATCCGCACGCAAGGGCATGAGCCACAAGCAGCTTCAGGATTTTGTTGTCATAGATTACACCAGGGAGATGGTGATCCTCGCTGTGGTCGAGGAGGATGAGAGGGAGGTGGTAGTCGGTCTAGGACAGTACAGCATCGCAGAGGGGACGCATACCGCAGAGGTGGCTATAGTCGTAAGAGATGACTATCAGAGGAAGGGTGTGGGCATGGAGATTCTCTCCTATCTGGTATACCTTGCGAGAAAGCAGGGGCTGTTCTACCTGAACGCTGAGGTCCTGGTGGAGAACCAGGCGGTCCTGAGGATGTTCGAGCGGCTGAACCTCCGGACGGAGAGGAAGCTGGAGGGGGGCGTCTATTCTGTTAAGATATACCTGTAACAACCTGCTAGCCTGAATGTTGGACTGAAAGATGTCGCCATCTGCGTTCAACCCCATGCTGCCAGATAAAATGTCAGTGCAGATCACGATTTGTGGAGCTGGGCATGTGTCATATTGATGGTGAACTCGCCGATGTTCTTTATGTGATCCAGGAACCTCGCGATGCTGCTAGACACCACCATTCTCATCATGATCTCCTCCTGGTTCACCTCTGTTGAGGATCTGGATATCACGGGCTCGAGGTTCCTCATCGCCTCCTCGCGTATCTCCTCGGTCCGCTCTATTATCGAGTTCGCCGTCTCCGTGTTTCTGTTGAGCAGCGCCGATATCGACTCATCTATGAGACCGCTGATTATCGATGAGATCCTCGAGAGCTCCAGAGCCATTTCATCGGGGACTGACATACTGTGCTCGATGACCAGGCTTGCTATGGCGTGTGCATGATCTGCGATCCTCTCCAGGTTGGATGCAGCGAGCGCGTAGTTGAAGGCGGTGATGACATCGATAGAACTCTGAGATAGCGCGCCGGTCCTGAGCATCTCGGTGAACTGGCGTGATACGAGCAGATTGAGTCTGTCCACGTCGTCATCGCGCTGTAACACATCCTGTGCGAGGTTCTTCTTCATCCCTATCAGAGAGTCTATCGCGTCCTGTACCATCGATCTCACGACTGTCCTGAGCCGCCTGAGTGCCCTGTCCGAGGGGAGCTCCTCAGAGTTAAGGAGATCATGAATCAGAACCTTGTTCCCCGTCTCCTCGAGTATCTCAGGACCGATCAGCTTGCTCACGATCTGGTGTAGGTCCCTCTTCTGCTCCGGCGTCATGTAGGGGGAGACCACCTCGATCGTTCTGTACCCTGAAAGATAGCATCCGATGATTTCTCTGATCAAAGCCTCTCCAGACTTCTCCCCGATATCCAGCTTCACCTTCAGGTTCTGGCTCGTCCGCTCAGGCGAGAGTATGAGATCCCCGCTCTCACCCTGTGTGATGTAGATTATGGACCCTGGCTTGATGTTGTTTCTCACA
This DNA window, taken from Methanothrix sp., encodes the following:
- a CDS encoding PhoU domain-containing protein; protein product: METRKVQRTGKSTFIVSLPKGWAVRNNIKPGSIIYITQGESGDLILSPERTSQNLKVKLDIGEKSGEALIREIIGCYLSGYRTIEVVSPYMTPEQKRDLHQIVSKLIGPEILEETGNKVLIHDLLNSEELPSDRALRRLRTVVRSMVQDAIDSLIGMKKNLAQDVLQRDDDVDRLNLLVSRQFTEMLRTGALSQSSIDVITAFNYALAASNLERIADHAHAIASLVIEHSMSVPDEMALELSRISSIISGLIDESISALLNRNTETANSIIERTEEIREEAMRNLEPVISRSSTEVNQEEIMMRMVVSSSIARFLDHIKNIGEFTINMTHAQLHKS
- a CDS encoding GNAT family N-acetyltransferase encodes the protein MELMQQDYREMRAKWPEKFVSLDRAFSHIHAGDRIFIGTGCGEPQFLVQALADYVREHPKAFFDTEILHVWTLGAAPYTDIKFKENFRLNTFFIGRSTRDAVNKELADYTPIFFSAIPDLIYRGRIPIDVALIQTTPPDRHGYLNLGISVDIVKAAVEKASVVIAQINSNMPRVQGDGFIHMDDVSFVIPHDEPLLEYVESVPTELAQQIGRYVARIVEDGSTIEVGYGMIPNAVLANLKHKKHLGIHTSLLTDGFIELMKVGAVDNSMKTIDRYKTIASFCMGTRKTYEYIHDNPAIEFKTIDYTNNPLIIAKNRNMVSINSAMEVDLTGQATAESLGTFFHSGIGGQADFMRGAVLSPGGKAILALPSTAENGRISRIVPMLREGAGVTLTRGDLHYVVTEYGIAYLHGKNVRERAMDLIALAHPKFRLWLLEEAKRLSLIYPDQQFIPGEKGEYPEHLETYRTTKTGINILLRPVRITDEPLLKDFFYSLSDETMYQRFASARKGMSHKQLQDFVVIDYTREMVILAVVEEDEREVVVGLGQYSIAEGTHTAEVAIVVRDDYQRKGVGMEILSYLVYLARKQGLFYLNAEVLVENQAVLRMFERLNLRTERKLEGGVYSVKIYL